One stretch of Actinacidiphila sp. DG2A-62 DNA includes these proteins:
- a CDS encoding NUDIX domain-containing protein, translating into MPTRFDYFDDPRAPKANSIVPSANVIVTDDAGRVLMIRRSDNGNWAVPGGAMDVGESIVRTGVRETLEETGIHCQITGLVGIYTDPRHVIHYTSNDEVRQEFSIVFTARYVSGDPTPSDESREVVWVPRDEVAGLTMDRSMRHRIDAYLRGEGLPQLG; encoded by the coding sequence ATGCCCACCCGCTTCGACTACTTCGACGACCCCCGCGCGCCCAAGGCCAACAGCATCGTCCCCTCGGCCAACGTCATCGTCACCGACGACGCCGGCCGCGTCCTGATGATCCGCCGCAGCGACAACGGCAACTGGGCGGTGCCCGGCGGCGCCATGGACGTCGGCGAGTCCATCGTGCGGACCGGCGTCCGCGAGACCCTCGAAGAGACCGGGATCCACTGCCAGATCACCGGTCTCGTCGGCATCTACACCGACCCGCGCCACGTCATCCACTACACCAGCAACGACGAGGTCCGGCAGGAGTTCTCGATCGTCTTCACCGCGCGGTACGTCAGCGGCGACCCGACGCCCAGCGACGAGTCCCGCGAGGTGGTGTGGGTGCCGCGCGACGAGGTCGCCGGCCTGACGATGGACCGCTCGATGCGCCACCGCATCGACGCCTACCTCCGCGGCGAAGGGCTGCCCCAGCTTGGGTAG
- a CDS encoding XRE family transcriptional regulator, translating into MPNERLRAALLERGLTLDELATAIDVDPKTVERWVTTGRTPYRRHRYAVAAQLGLDETYLWPDALTPDQVAGASESEIVTVYPHRWAVPSDLWRRLFETAEEEIGVLVYSGLFLSEDAGTHQVFRAKADAGVRVRILLGDPESPAVAQRGADEGVDDAMAAKIRNALVMYRPLRGVTGIDFRLHDTILYNSIYRADDQVLVNTHIYGFTASQAPVIHLRKVAGGGMVNNYLDSFERVWDGARQLE; encoded by the coding sequence ATGCCTAATGAGCGCCTGCGTGCCGCGTTGCTCGAACGCGGGCTCACGCTCGACGAGTTGGCCACCGCGATCGATGTCGACCCGAAGACCGTCGAGCGCTGGGTGACGACCGGACGCACCCCGTACCGGCGGCACCGGTACGCCGTCGCGGCGCAACTCGGCCTGGACGAGACCTATCTGTGGCCCGACGCGCTCACCCCCGACCAGGTCGCCGGCGCGTCGGAGAGCGAGATCGTCACCGTCTACCCGCATCGCTGGGCGGTGCCCTCCGACCTGTGGCGCCGCCTGTTCGAGACCGCGGAGGAGGAGATCGGGGTCCTCGTCTACAGCGGGCTGTTCCTGTCCGAGGACGCCGGTACGCACCAGGTGTTCCGCGCCAAGGCGGACGCCGGGGTGCGCGTGCGGATACTGCTCGGCGACCCGGAGAGTCCCGCTGTCGCCCAACGCGGTGCGGACGAGGGCGTGGACGACGCCATGGCCGCAAAGATCCGCAACGCCCTGGTGATGTACCGGCCGTTGCGCGGCGTGACCGGCATCGACTTCCGGCTCCACGACACGATCCTCTACAACTCGATCTACCGCGCGGACGATCAGGTGTTGGTGAACACCCACATCTACGGGTTCACCGCATCGCAGGCCCCCGTTATCCACCTCCGGAAGGTCGCCGGGGGCGGCATGGTGAACAACTACCTGGACAGCTTCGAACGCGTCTGGGACGGCGCCCGGCAACTGGAGTGA
- a CDS encoding FtsK/SpoIIIE domain-containing protein: MRAYGRRARRSRNAQPLMIVADGSPLVDALAGLVRLAFRYRSELAPLTTALGLEIAAVWLHAAHPAWWRYAPVAVLAVLVTVVRRLDRAEERWYAAVLAVGAGAWLAAAARSGPTRPPLPTLLAVTTAAGAVPWWTHRRRRVRVRVDRTIRAWPGVAEAVGLAGSHVLSAVVDLWGWRARMTLRPGQTVADVVAHVPAIESGLGTRPGAVRVEADPAHAGRFLLRVLAEDPHASAIPWPGASAPSIGAPLDLGVYEDAGSVRVTFLRRHALVGGIAGSGKSGLLNVIVGNLVACPDVVLWGVDLKGGMELGPWASCLDRLATTPAEAAALLHDAVRVVEARARAMSERNARLWEPTRHAPALVIVIDEYAELAENAPAAASSADSVARRGRAVAVTLLAATQRPTQQAMGKGAVRSQMDIRICLRVRERKDTDLVLGQGASAAGWHAHTLDAPGKFLVSAEGLDRPRRARAYLITDDDVRATVLRHAPGRPPLDALSAAALPGDADCAPEPAAEPEDVVDAELVDAPDPELALWAALLDAADEGLTVPDLMTTTGMGRTWIYDRLQAHARADRAHQVARGRWRAAAPHRPPSA, from the coding sequence ATGAGGGCGTACGGCCGCAGGGCCCGCCGCTCGCGCAACGCGCAGCCGTTGATGATCGTCGCCGACGGGTCGCCGCTCGTCGACGCGCTCGCGGGGCTCGTTCGTCTCGCCTTCCGGTACCGCTCGGAACTCGCGCCGCTGACGACCGCCCTCGGACTCGAAATCGCCGCGGTGTGGCTCCACGCCGCGCACCCGGCGTGGTGGCGGTACGCGCCCGTCGCCGTCCTGGCCGTGCTGGTGACCGTGGTCAGGCGCCTGGACCGCGCGGAAGAGCGGTGGTACGCCGCGGTCCTGGCCGTAGGGGCCGGCGCATGGCTCGCCGCCGCGGCGCGGTCCGGGCCGACACGTCCGCCGCTGCCCACCCTGCTCGCCGTGACGACCGCGGCCGGCGCCGTCCCGTGGTGGACCCACCGACGCCGCAGGGTGCGGGTGCGGGTCGACCGCACCATCCGCGCGTGGCCCGGCGTCGCCGAGGCCGTGGGGCTCGCCGGCTCGCACGTCCTGTCCGCCGTCGTCGACCTGTGGGGATGGCGTGCCCGCATGACCCTGCGCCCGGGACAGACCGTCGCCGATGTCGTCGCCCATGTGCCCGCCATCGAATCCGGGCTCGGCACACGCCCCGGCGCCGTACGCGTCGAGGCGGACCCCGCGCACGCCGGGCGGTTCCTCCTGCGCGTGCTCGCCGAGGACCCGCACGCTTCCGCGATCCCCTGGCCCGGCGCGTCGGCCCCGTCCATCGGCGCGCCCCTCGATCTCGGCGTGTACGAGGACGCCGGCTCGGTACGGGTGACGTTCCTGCGCCGTCATGCCCTGGTCGGCGGCATCGCCGGATCGGGCAAGAGCGGCCTGCTCAACGTGATCGTCGGCAACCTCGTCGCCTGCCCGGACGTCGTGCTGTGGGGCGTCGACCTCAAGGGCGGCATGGAGCTGGGACCGTGGGCGTCCTGCCTCGACCGCCTGGCCACGACGCCCGCGGAGGCCGCCGCGCTGCTCCACGACGCCGTGCGCGTCGTCGAGGCCCGCGCCCGTGCGATGAGCGAGCGCAACGCCCGCCTGTGGGAGCCCACCCGGCATGCGCCGGCCCTGGTGATCGTCATCGACGAGTACGCCGAACTCGCCGAGAACGCGCCCGCAGCCGCCTCGTCCGCCGACTCCGTGGCCCGGCGCGGGCGCGCCGTCGCCGTCACCCTGCTCGCCGCCACGCAGCGACCGACCCAGCAGGCCATGGGCAAGGGCGCCGTGCGCTCACAGATGGACATCCGCATCTGCCTGCGGGTGCGCGAGCGCAAGGACACCGACCTCGTCCTCGGACAGGGCGCGTCCGCCGCGGGCTGGCACGCGCACACCCTCGACGCTCCCGGCAAGTTCCTCGTCTCCGCCGAAGGACTCGACCGGCCGCGCCGCGCCCGCGCCTACCTCATCACCGACGACGACGTACGCGCCACGGTCCTGCGCCACGCGCCCGGCCGCCCGCCGCTCGACGCGCTGTCGGCCGCCGCGCTCCCCGGCGACGCCGACTGCGCCCCGGAGCCCGCGGCGGAACCGGAGGACGTCGTCGACGCCGAACTCGTCGACGCCCCCGACCCCGAACTCGCCCTCTGGGCCGCCCTGCTGGACGCCGCCGACGAGGGCCTGACCGTCCCCGACCTGATGACCACCACCGGAATGGGCCGCACATGGATCTACGACCGGCTCCAAGCCCACGCCCGAGCCGACCGCGCCCACCAGGTGGCGCGCGGCCGATGGCGAGCCGCCGCACCCCACCGCCCGCCGTCCGCATAG
- a CDS encoding S41 family peptidase, which yields MSGPWLFGTPRRLRRGATLTLVFGTMLATGAAAGSLTDPAQRRPGTRIAAESAATVADQGRTDKGAAGPYGSRAASAYGSLAAGGTGGQGGDGTDSTGVGPAGDDGADGDRPPLDTGRIAAEIQSGQVGAQTVQKLVSRSGDRWSSFYTAQEYAGLQQALNGRYVGVGLWVRRIDGGRIEIARVQGGSPADRAGLRVGDVLASIGGARCTGLAVTEVVADLRGDNVPGSLVTLGVQRAGRSWSVTVRRATLATEAVTVTRPAGGPTVIAVDAFSAGVGKQVAAAVRDAPRGVLLDLRGNSGGLVTEAVATASAFLDGGLVATYDVHGTQQALYAAPGGDTRVPLVVLVDGGTMSAAEMLAGALQDRGRAVVIGSRTFGKGSVQMPSALPDGSVAELTVGHYRLPDGRTVEGKGIAPDVDVPAGQDPVAFSREVFAGLGAPS from the coding sequence ATGTCGGGCCCGTGGTTGTTCGGGACGCCCCGCCGCTTGCGCCGCGGGGCCACCTTGACGTTGGTGTTCGGCACCATGCTCGCGACCGGGGCCGCGGCCGGCAGCCTCACCGATCCGGCCCAGCGCCGCCCCGGAACCCGGATCGCCGCCGAGAGCGCCGCGACCGTCGCCGACCAGGGCCGTACGGACAAGGGCGCGGCCGGCCCGTACGGCTCACGCGCCGCCTCCGCGTACGGCTCCCTCGCCGCCGGCGGAACCGGCGGCCAGGGCGGCGACGGCACGGACAGTACGGGCGTCGGGCCGGCCGGCGACGACGGCGCGGACGGCGACCGGCCGCCGCTGGACACCGGCCGCATCGCCGCGGAGATCCAGAGCGGCCAGGTCGGCGCGCAGACCGTGCAGAAGCTCGTCAGCCGCAGCGGCGACCGCTGGTCCTCGTTCTACACCGCGCAGGAGTACGCGGGACTGCAGCAGGCGCTGAACGGCCGCTACGTCGGCGTCGGCCTGTGGGTGCGGCGGATCGACGGCGGGCGGATCGAGATCGCCCGCGTCCAGGGCGGCAGCCCGGCCGACCGCGCGGGCCTGCGGGTCGGCGACGTGCTCGCGTCGATCGGCGGCGCCCGATGTACCGGCCTGGCCGTCACCGAGGTCGTCGCCGACCTGCGCGGCGACAACGTGCCGGGCAGCCTCGTCACCCTCGGCGTGCAGCGGGCCGGCCGCAGCTGGTCGGTGACCGTGCGCCGGGCCACGCTGGCCACCGAGGCGGTGACGGTGACCCGGCCCGCGGGCGGCCCGACCGTGATCGCCGTCGACGCCTTCAGCGCCGGCGTCGGCAAGCAGGTCGCCGCGGCCGTGCGGGACGCGCCCCGCGGCGTGCTGCTGGACCTGCGCGGCAACTCCGGCGGCCTGGTCACCGAGGCCGTGGCGACCGCCTCCGCCTTCCTCGACGGCGGCCTGGTCGCCACCTACGACGTGCACGGCACCCAGCAGGCCCTGTACGCCGCGCCCGGCGGCGACACCCGGGTCCCGCTGGTGGTGCTGGTCGACGGCGGCACGATGAGCGCGGCCGAGATGCTGGCCGGGGCGCTGCAGGACCGCGGCCGGGCGGTGGTCATCGGCTCGCGCACCTTCGGCAAGGGCTCGGTGCAGATGCCCAGCGCGCTGCCGGACGGATCGGTCGCCGAGCTGACCGTGGGCCACTACCGGCTGCCCGACGGCCGCACCGTCGAGGGCAAGGGCATCGCGCCCGACGTGGACGTGCCGGCCGGGCAGGACCCGGTCGCCTTCAGCCGCGAGGTATTCGCTGGCCTGGGAGCCCCCTCGTAG
- the ftsX gene encoding permease-like cell division protein FtsX: protein MRAHFVLSEIGVGLRRNLTMTFAVIISVALSLALTGGAFLVNKQVDAMKGYWYDKVQVTIYMCNKSDGASTPNCAHGAVTDDQKASILKDLKAQPIVEKVYHESAEQAYKHYQEQFKSSSLASTITPDQMQENYRVKLKDPTKFAIIASLFQGHPGVQSVVDQRDVLQNLFSLLNGMTKIAYVVLAFMLTVAMLLIVNTVRVSAFSRRRETGIMRLVGASSFYIQMPFIMEAAFAGLVGAGLACVMLLGGRYFLIDSGLRLQEKIPLVSFLGWGPVVRELPLVLGIGIVMPAIAAFIALRRYLKV, encoded by the coding sequence ATGCGCGCCCACTTCGTCCTGTCGGAGATCGGCGTCGGCCTCCGCCGCAACCTGACGATGACGTTCGCCGTCATCATCTCCGTCGCCCTGTCCCTCGCCCTGACCGGCGGAGCGTTCCTGGTCAACAAGCAGGTCGACGCGATGAAGGGGTACTGGTACGACAAGGTCCAGGTCACCATCTACATGTGCAACAAGAGCGACGGCGCCTCCACCCCCAACTGCGCGCACGGCGCCGTCACCGACGACCAGAAGGCCAGCATCCTCAAGGACCTCAAGGCCCAGCCGATCGTCGAGAAGGTCTACCACGAGAGCGCCGAGCAGGCGTACAAGCACTACCAGGAGCAGTTCAAGAGCTCCTCGCTCGCCAGCACCATCACCCCCGACCAGATGCAGGAGAACTACCGGGTCAAGCTGAAGGACCCGACCAAGTTCGCCATCATCGCCAGCCTCTTCCAGGGGCATCCCGGCGTGCAGTCGGTGGTCGACCAGAGAGACGTGCTGCAGAACCTCTTCAGCCTGCTCAACGGCATGACCAAGATCGCGTACGTGGTGCTCGCGTTCATGCTGACGGTCGCGATGCTGCTGATCGTCAACACGGTGCGCGTCTCGGCGTTCAGCCGCCGCCGCGAGACCGGGATCATGCGGCTGGTCGGCGCGTCCAGCTTCTACATCCAGATGCCGTTCATCATGGAGGCCGCCTTCGCCGGACTCGTCGGCGCGGGACTGGCCTGCGTGATGCTGCTCGGCGGACGCTACTTCCTGATCGACTCGGGCCTGCGGCTGCAGGAGAAGATCCCGCTGGTGTCGTTCCTGGGCTGGGGGCCGGTCGTGCGCGAACTTCCGCTGGTGCTCGGCATCGGCATCGTGATGCCGGCGATCGCGGCGTTCATCGCACTGCGCCGCTACCTGAAGGTGTGA
- the ftsE gene encoding cell division ATP-binding protein FtsE, translating to MIRFDSVSKTYPKQNRPALRDVSLEIEKGEFVFLVGSSGSGKSTFLRLILREERTDTGLVHVLGKDLNRLSNWKVPHMRRQLGTVFQDFRLLPNKTVAENVAFALEVIGKPRGTIRKTVPEVLDLVGLAGKEDRMPGELSGGEQQRVAIARAFVNRPMLLIADEPTGNLDPQTSVGIMRLLDRINRTGTTVVMATHDQNIVDQMRKRVIELEKGRLVRDQSRGVYGYQH from the coding sequence GTGATCCGATTCGACAGCGTCTCGAAGACCTACCCCAAACAGAACCGTCCCGCACTCCGGGACGTCTCGCTGGAGATCGAGAAGGGCGAGTTCGTCTTCCTGGTGGGCTCGTCCGGCTCGGGCAAGTCGACCTTCCTGCGCCTGATCCTGCGCGAGGAGCGCACCGACACCGGTCTCGTGCACGTCCTCGGCAAGGACCTCAACCGGCTGTCCAACTGGAAGGTCCCGCACATGCGGCGCCAGCTCGGCACCGTCTTCCAGGACTTCCGGCTGCTGCCCAACAAGACGGTCGCGGAGAACGTCGCCTTCGCCCTCGAAGTCATCGGCAAGCCCCGCGGCACCATCAGGAAGACCGTCCCCGAGGTTCTCGACCTGGTCGGCCTGGCCGGCAAGGAGGACCGCATGCCGGGCGAGCTGTCCGGCGGCGAGCAGCAGCGCGTGGCCATCGCCCGGGCCTTCGTCAACCGCCCGATGCTGCTGATCGCCGACGAGCCGACCGGAAACCTCGACCCGCAGACCTCGGTCGGCATCATGCGGCTGCTCGACCGGATCAACCGCACCGGCACCACCGTGGTGATGGCCACCCACGACCAGAACATCGTCGACCAGATGCGCAAGCGCGTCATCGAACTGGAGAAGGGGCGACTGGTCCGCGACCAGTCGCGCGGTGTGTACGGCTACCAGCACTGA